The Sorangiineae bacterium MSr11954 DNA segment CGCGCGCTCGCGCATCTCGGGCGAAACGGGGCCGGCTCGAAGCAGCTTGGCCCAGCCCAAGATCGCCGTGAGCGGCGTGCGCAGCTCGTGCGAGACCACCGCCAAGAATTGGTCCTTCGCCGCATTGGCCGACTCCGCCTCGCGGCGCGCGCATTGCTCGGCCGCGAGCAAACAATCGCGCTCCGCCTCGGCCCGCTTGCGTTCGCTGATATCGAGCACCCAGCAAACGCCACCTTCCTTGCTTCCCTCCCAAAAGGCCGAGCCAATTTGAATGGGCACGATGCGGCCGTCTTTGGCCCGGTAAGCCTTTTCATACGGTCTGCAATAACCGCGTTCGTTCATCTCGATGAATGCCTGAACATCGGTCCCCGCGAATTCGTGCGGCGTGAGCTTGCGCCAGTCGAGCCCGTCTCTTTCGAACTCCTCGCGTGTATATCCAAGCATGTCGAGATAAGCATCATTCGAATACGTGATGGCGCCGTCGCTTCTCCAATAGAGAACTCCAATGATTCCCGTTTCTTGAAAGCGGCGGGAGGCGTGCTGCATGGCCTCGGCCTCGGCGCGCGCGAGCGCAAGACGCTCCTCGGCGCGCCGCAGCCGATTTTCCAGCCCGTTGATTCGAGCGCACCGCTTGAGCCTCGCACGCGACGGCAGCACGCTTTCCTTTCGTGGTCGCCCACTCACACCCACCCTGGCACCACCTTCATTTCAGATAGCAGAGAAGATCCGCGTCGCAATGACGTCGCCTCGAAGGAAAGATGCACGATCGAAGCACCACGGGAGCCCGTGTCGCAATGAGTCCTCTACTTTGACGCAAAGGGTCCTCGACCGCACCCGCGCTTCTGCCTAACCCATTATCTTTAGCATGAACGAGCGACGGCGCCTGCGCTTCCCACCGCTCGCTGCATTCCTTGCGATTGCGGCAGCAACGAGTTGCCATTCGAGTGCGACCTCCCACGTCGATGAATTCGACGAGGAACGCACCACCGCCATGTCGGCGGAAGTCGGTGGTCTGCCGGTGTTGAACATGGAACCTACGGGCGGATCCGTCTCCGGGCTTTCGTCCGGCGCCTTCATGGCGGTTCAATTCCACGTGGCCTACTCGTCCATCCTCCGAGGCGCCGCGGCGTTCGCCGGAGGACCTTACGACTGCGCCGAGGGATCGCTCTCCACCGCGCTCGGCGCGTGCATGAGCGGCTCGCCCTCCCCGCCCGATCCGGCGCGCGCCATCGCCGCGACCGAGCGCTTCGCCCGCGCGGGCGCCATCGACGATCCCGCGCATTTGGCGGCGCAGCGCGTGTTTTTGTTCGGCGGCGCGAACGACACCACCGTCGTTCCATCGGTGATGGATGCTCTCGAAAGCTATTATCGTCATTGGATCACCAGCGGCGGCGTGCGCTACGAGAATCGCCGCCCGGGCACCGCGCATACGATGCCCACCACCGACTACGGCGGCAACTGTAGCACTACCGCCGATCCGTGGATTGGCAAATGCAATTACGACGGCGCCGGTACGGCCCTGACACAGATTTACGGCACGCTCGCGCCGCGCGCGGCCACCGTGAGCGGCCGGTTCGTCTCCATCGCGCAGGGTACTTTTTTGCCCAATCCAACTTCGCACAGTATCGCGAATACGGGCTACGCGTACATTCCAAAGTCGTGCGACGACGGCACACGGTGCCGCGTCCACGTCGCCTTTCACGGATGTAAGCAATACGCGACGGGGACGGTCGGAGACCAATTCTACAAGCATGCAGGATACAACGAATGGGCCGACACGAACCGAATCGTCGTGCTCTATCCGCAGACGATCCCGACCAGCGGCACCAACCCCAACGGGTGCTGGGACTGGTGGGGCTACGATAGCCCCGACTACGCCAAGCGCGCGGGCCCGCAAATGGCCATGGTCCGCCGCATGATCGACGCGCTCTCGGGCGGCGCGGGCGACGCGGGTGCCGGAGACGCCGCCGCGGGCGATTCGGGCCGCGACGCCGGCTCGCCCGATTCGGGCTCCGGGGCCTGCTCGGTCGCGAACAACTACGAGCACGTGATCGCCGGGCGCGCGTACGTCGCGTGGGGTTTTGCGTTCGCGAAGGGGTCGAATCAGAATATGGGGCTCTTCTCCGTCGGAGTGGTCACGTCGCTCCGGCAGGTGAGCCCCGGCTATTACGTCATTGGGACTTGTCCGTAAGCGAGGGGAAATCGCCCATGTCCAACTCCAGAGACTCGCGCGAGCCCGTGGCCGCCCGAGAGGCCATCTCGAAGGTGGCCATCGCCAGCTTCGTGGGGACCGCCATCGAGTGGTACGACTTCTTTCTCTACGGCACCGCCGCGGCGCTCGTGTTCAACAAGCTGTTCTTCCCCAAATACGATCCGTTGATGGGGACCCTCTTGGCCTTCGCCACCTTCGCCGTGGGCTTCGTGGCGCGGCCCGTGGGCGGCATCGTCTTCGGGCACTACGGCGATCGCATCGGGCGCAAGGCGATGCTCAGCATGACCCTCCTCATCATGGGGGTCGCCACCTTCGCCGTGGGCCTCTTGCCGACGTACGACCGCATCGGCGTCGCCGCGCCCATCATCCTGGTGGGCCTGCGGCTCCTGCAGGGCTTCGGGCTCGGCGGCGAGTGGGGCGGCGCGGTCCTCATGGCCGTGGAACACGCGCCCAAGAACAAGCGCGGGTTCTACGGCAGCTGGCCGCAGACGGGGGCGCCGGCGGGTTTGCTCTTGTCGACGGGCGCATTTTCCCTGGTCTCGAAGATGCCAGAGGCGGATTTCCTCGCCTGGGGATGGCGCGTTCCGTTCCTGTTCAGCATCCTTTTGGTCGGCGTGGGGGCGTTCATTCGCTTTCAGATCGTGGAGAGCCCGGCCTTCGCGCGCATCAAAGAGGAGAAGCTCGAGGCGAAGCTGCCCATCTTGGAGGTGCTCTCCAAGTACAAACGCAGCGTGCTGCTCGCCATGGGCGCGCGCCTCGCCGAAAATGCGTTCTTTTATATCTATACGACCTTCGTGCTGGCCTATGCCACCGAGCACGTGAAGCTCGATCGGCAGACGGTGCTCACGGGGGTGCTGCTCGCGTCGGCGCTGGATCTGGCGGCGATTCCGCTCTTTGGGATGCTCTCGGACCGGTTCGGTCGAAGGCCCGTTTACATGTTCGGCGCCGCGTTCTCGTTCCTCTTCGCCTGTCCGTTCTTCTTCTTGGTCGACACCGCGCGGCCCGAGCTCCTCTGGTGCGCCATCGTGCTCGGCGTCTCCGTGGGGCACGCCGCCATGTACGGGCCGCAGGCGAGCTTCTTCTCCGAGCTGTTCGGCGCGCGGGTGCGCTACAGCGGAGCGTCGCTCGGCTACCAGCTGGCGTCGGTGCTGGCCGGCGGGCTCTCGCCGATGATCGCGGCGAGCTTGCTGCGCGCGGCGGGCGGCGCATGGTGGGGTGTCGCCGTGTACATGATGATCCTGGCCGCCATCACCGTGGTCGCCGTCTATCTGGCGTCGGAGACGGCCACCCTCGATCCGCCCCCGGATGCGCCTTCGGACGCGCCTCGCATCGTTCCCCAAGCCTCCGTGGAGCAGCCGTGATGCCCGCCGCCCAGCGCCTATCTTCGTTGCATCGCCGGCGCGTCCTCGTCACGGGGGCGGCGTCGGGCATCGGTCTCGCCGTGGCCCGCGAGCTCGCGGCCCGCGGGGCCGTGCTGCTCCTCTGCGATCTGCCGGGCGAGGCGCTGACCCGCGCCGCGGCCGAGATCCCGAACGCCTGCGCGCTCCCGGCCGACTTGAGCCGCCGCGAGCAGGTCTTCGAGCTGGCGCGGGAGGCGGGCGAGGTCGACGTGCTGGTGAACAGCGCCGGCATCCAGCGCGTCGCCCCCGTCGAGCGGTTCGATCCGGCCGCGTGGGATTTGATCCAGGCGGTGATGCTGACCGCGCCCTTCCTCCTGATCCGCGCGCTGGTATCGGGCATGTACGAGCGCTCCTGGGGGCGCATCATCAACGTGAGCTCCGTGCACGGCCTCATCGCATCGCCGTACAAATCGGCGTACGTGGCGGCGAAGCACGGGCTCATGGGGCTCACCAAGACGGTGGCGCTCGAAGCGGGAGGGCGGGCCACCAATGTGACCGTCAACGCCGTGTGTCCGTCGTACGTTCGAACGCCGCTGGTCGATCGGCAGATCGCCGATCAGGCGCGGCTGGCGAACATCACGGAGGAGGCGGTGCTCGAGCAGGTGCTGCTCGTGCGCAACGCCGTCAAGCGCCTCATCGAGCCGGAGGACGTGGCGGCTGCCGTCGCGTTCCTTTGCAGCGAGGAGGCGTGGTCGATCACCGGCGCGGCCTTCACCATGGACGGCGGCTGGCTCGCCCACTGACGTCTCGGTCGCTCAGCGCGCGCAGCCGAGCGCCCTTTGGCGGCGCTTGGCTTCCTCGGCGGTGGACGAGCGCGGCTTGGCATCGCCCCATCGCTTCACCACATCGGCATAAGCCGCACACGCGCCGGCCCTGTCCCCCAGGCCTTCGCGCGCGCGGCCGAGCCAGAGATGGCCGCGGGTGCTGGCGAACGGCTCCTCGAGATCGTCGCAGCTCTTGGTCGCCGGCTCCAGGAGCTGGATGGCCTGCGCATACTCCCCCGCCATGAGCGCGGCGTGCCCCTCCAAGATGTCCGAGAGGCTGCGCAGCGACATGGGCTGCTCGAGCGAGCCGGCGGCGGGGCCTGGCGGCGGGCGCGTCTTCCACGCGTCGACGGCCACCGCACGGGACCACTCCACGGAACCCCAGCGCAGGCCCCACGTTCGGCTCAAGAAGGGGGCCGCGCGCTTTTCCCAGGCCGAGGTGAGCTCGCTCCAGCGCTCGCGCGAAATGGTGCCGCCCTCCACCAAGGTCGCGAGCACGATGGGCTCCAGGGCGGTCGAGCTCCAGAAGCCTTCGGTCCACGCGTCGCGCCGGCGGAAGAACTGCTCGGCGATGGGGACCGCGCGGGCGCGCCTCCCCGTCTCGTTCAGAATGTCGATCAAGGCCATCGACGCGCGCACGTGATCGTACGCGCTGACCGAGTCCTGCCAGAGCGCGCCCAGTTGGTCGTTGAACTTCTCGGCCTCCACGAAGTTGCCGTTCAAGGCCTCCAAGCGCGAACGGTGGTAGAGATAATTGGCCTCGCGCGTCTCGGAGGGCGAGTGGTTTCGGAACTGCTCCAGCGCGACCTGCACGGTCTCGGAGGGCGCCCCCTCGGAGGCGAGCGCGTTGGCCAAGTGCCGGTACGCGCTGTAGCTGCTCGGCACGTTGACCAGCCATCGGCGCGCGGCCGCGCTGGCCTCCGCACACTGGCCGCGCAAGCGCAAGATGCGGATGCGATCCTCCAAGCAATCGCCGGAGCCGGGCGCCACCTCGAGGCACTTGTCGAGGGCGGCCATGCCCTCGTCGAGCCGCCCGAGCCGCGCCAGCGCGACGGCCATCTGCTGCCATCCATCGGCGTCCCTGGGATCGATCTCCGTCGCGCGCCGGCCGAGCTCGTAGCACTGCTCGACGGCGTGCGCGTCGTGCGCCGCGAAGGAGGCGAACACGGAGGCGACCGTGAGCATCTGCGCGTCGAGCGGGTAGCGCGCGGTGGCGGCCACCAAGCGGCGCGCGGCCTCCTCGCGATCGGCCGGCTCGGCGGCGACCAGCGGCGCGAAGGCGTCGAGCAGGACGCGATCGCGTTCGCCGAGGGCGTCGCGCATCGAGTTCACCCTTCGGAACTGCTCGCGCTCCTTGGTGATGCTGTAGCGGAAATAACCCGCGATGAGCCGCTGCAGCTGCGGCTCGGGGCACGCGGGATCGGCCGACGCCGCCCGCTCGAACGCCGGCAGCGCGAGCTCCCACGTCGCCTCGCGCATGGCGGTGAGGCCCTCGCGAAACGGCGCGTCGGCGGCGCGGCTGCACGTGGGCGAGAGGCGCAGCGCCACCACCGGCGTGATGGGCGACTCCGGGGGCGTGGGGTGGGGCGGAGGCTGCGCGCTCGTACTCTCCGCCCCTGAGCCGTGGTTCGAGGTGGAGCGAACGACGAAGAACCCCGTTACGGCCGCCGCCACCACCACAAGCCCGAGGGCGATGGCGCGCGACGCGCGAGAGAAGCCACGCGGTTTGCTCTTGGGCCCCGTCGGCACCTCCCGCTGAACGAGGAGGGGGTCGACGACCTGAGCCTCGCCCGTGGCCGCCGCCAACAGGTTGCTCACGTCGCCGGCGAAGGGCGGCCCGATGCCCTGCGGCGTGCGCGCGCCGCACGCGGCCACCAGCTCGTGCATCGACGGGAACCGATCCTGCGCCTTCTTTTCGAGCGCGCGCTGGATGACGCGCCAGACATAGACCGGCACGTTGGCCAGCGGCACGGGCTCGTCGGAGAGCACCGACGTCATGACGTAAAAGGGACCGCGGTCCGAGGGCCACGGCAGCTGCCCGCCGAACAGCTCGTAGGCCATCACGCCCCACGCAAATTGATCCGCGCGGCCGTCGCACGCGTCGCCCCGAATTTGCTCGGGCGCCATGTACCCGGGGGTGCCGAGCACGCGCGGCACATCGCTCGTCCCGCGCTCGCCCGACTCGTTCAAGAGCGACTGCGTGCGCAGCTCCTGGGCGCTATCGGGGGTCGGGTGGTAATAGCGCGCGATGCCGAAGTCGAGCACCTTGACCATGCCGTCGTCGCGGATCATCACGTTGTCCGGCTTGACGTCGCGGTGCACCAGCCCGCGATCGTGCGCCGCCGCCAGCGCGCGGGCCACGTCGATCACCCACTCCAGCCGCGTCTCGTAGGAAGGGACCGGCGCGCCCACGAAGGCGCGCAGCGATTTGCCTTTGACGTACTCCATCGCGATGAACGGCACGCCATCGCGCTCGCCGACGTCGTGAATGGCCACCACGTTGGAGTGGTTGAGCGCCGCCGCCGCACGCGCCTCGCGCAAGATGCGAGCAGAGGGCTCGGAGAGCGTCGTTCCACCCTGTCCGGTCCCCGCGCTGCCATCGCGACGGAGCACCTTGAGCGCCACGCGCCGCTGCAGGCGCGTATCGAAGGCGCGAAAGAGCTCACCCATGCCGCCCGAGCCGACCCGCTCCTCCAGGTGATACCGATCGGCGAACGTCTCACCCGGGCGCAAGGTCGGCGCGGTCGGCTCCCCGGATTCGCCTTCCGTCTCACCTGAGACGGTCGTCTGCCGCCGATCGTTGGGCGCGTCGTTCTGCATCCGGGGACCCTGAATGATACACCATCGTTTGAGCTATCCCGCTTTTGGCAGGCAATACCCTCGACCTAGAGGGGTGTCGGCCTCACGTTTGCCTCGTACCTTTTCGCACAGCAAGAAGACCGTGTACCGCGAGTATCTGCCCACCCCTACACTTGAGCCTTATGTAGACCGATTCTGGACGAAAATCGCGCGCGCAGCTGAAATACCCGCGCAGCGTGTCCTACCGGACGGGTGCGTTGATATTCTCTTTTATCTCCACGACGCGCCTTTGGCGCTAATTGTCGGAACGATGACCCGCGCCATCGTGGTCGCGAGCGCCGAGCCCCAACACATCGTGGCCGTTCGCTTCCGTCCGGGCGGAGCATTCGCATTTCTCGGTACACCGCTCGACGAGCTCACCGATCGCCACGTCGAGCTCGACGAGGTGTTGCCCGGCATGCGCGGCGTCGAGGAGCGCCTCGCCTCGCTCAAAACGCAGCGCCCCGAGGCCGCCGTGGCGGAGCTCGAGCGCGCGCTCCTTCGGCGCATGGCGCACGTCGTACCACGCCACCCGCTGGTGCTCGGTGGCGTCGATCGCATCCTGCGGACCGACACGCCATTGCGCGTTGGCGAGCTCGCCGATGCGTTGGGCGTGACCCGTCAGCACCTGACGCGGCAATTCAAAGTGCACGTTGGCATCGGGCCGAAGGAGCTCGATCGCGTGATTCGGATGACGCGGCTGACCCGATGGCTCGATGGAGTCGATGGCAAAGGCGGCGACGGTGATGCCGTTTCGAGGTCGGGCCGCGTGCCGCGGGGCGCGCAAAAAGCACCGAGCGCGGCGCAGGTGGCGTACGAGCTGGGCTACTACGATCAGTCGCACATGATTCACGAGTTCAAGTCGCTCACGGGGATCACCCCACGCGAATATGCGTCGCGTGAGCGGGGCGCGTAGCGGAGAGGTCGCTCACCTCACGAATCCAGGGTCGCGACCACATTGCGCAAGGCCGAGACGGACGGAGAGCGCAAGTACACGACGGGTGCGTTGTCGGCCACGAGCGACTTGGCCTGATCGCGGAGGGCGTGCGAGACCATGCTCACCATGACGATGACGGCGGCCACGCGTCCGATGGTGCGGCGCGTTCCGTTGGGGACGCGGTTCTCGAAGTGCCGCAGCTCGAGCCCGCGCTCTTCGACGACCTCACGGTAACGATCCGAGAGGCCGCCGCTCCCGCCGACGACGATGACCGCGCCTCCCTTCCCCGCCGCCGTGGTCGTTTTGGTTCCTTGGCCTCGCCCGGGTCCTTCGTTGGTGTTGCGTGCCATGATCCGGTAATCAGCAAAAGCAAGGCCAATCGCCCGCACCGTGCATTTTGCCGTAGATCCTCGCCGAACCCCTGTATTCCCGCAAAGTTGGCAATGCGGAAGCGCGCATAAAGTGCGGTCCTGACAAAGTGTCGCCCCGTTCTTCGTGCGCCGCCGTTCCATGAAACGCAACAATTGCCGGCTTCGAAATGGGCGGCTCTGCGGGCCGATGAAACTGGCCCCACGTCGAACGGTCGGTGCCGTCGCGACGATTTCGACGCAAAAACGGCCGACCCGATCCGTCTCCAGACGAACGCGCGAAACGCGAACGCGAAGAACGCGCAAAACGCGAACGCGAAGAACACGGAGGAGGACGGATGATGAATGGGATGATTTGGGGAACGGTTGCCGGCGCGGCCCTTCTCGTCGCAGTGGCCGCAGGGTGCGATTCGAGCGGCGCGCTGCCGACGACCCATGAGCCCCCACCGGTGAACGATGCGACCGAGCAGGCCAAAAAGGGCTACTGGGAGGCCTTGCGAGCGGGCAACGTACCCGCGGTGCTCGACGCCCACCGCCGGATGATCGCGGTGTTCGAGGCGCGGCCTACGGATCACGAGCTCGCGCGGCTCATCGGATTCAACAACATCTTCTTGGTCGCCTACGACGCCGTCGAACCCCGCGAGGAGCCCGCGCTTCGGACGGACGCGCTCGAGTACACCGAGCTTGCCGTGCGCCTTCCAAACGATCCTTACATGCAACTCTACAACAGCGCCTTTTGGGGCGGCACGTTGTACACCACCGGCGCTCGCCGCAACGACCCGGCGGCGGCGCAGCAGGGACGCGATCTCCTGGAGGCGGTCGTGCAGAAGATCCCGGCATTTGGGCTGCTGACACGCTCGGTGGTCATGCGGCAAGCGGCGCGCGGCAGCCAAGATTGGGCCATCTCCTTGGAGTCGATCTTTCGCTTTTACGAACGGTGCACGGGGCAGCGGATCGACCGGGCGCACCCCGATCTGACCCCGGTGCTCGCGCGCCCCTTTGCCGATCCCGATTCCACGTGTGGCAATTGGGAGCACGCGCCGCACAACATCCAAGGTTCGCTGCTTCACCTCGGCGATTCTTTGGTGAAGAACGATCAGCCGGACGCCGCCCGCCCCGTTTATGAGCTCATCGAGCGAACCGAAGGCTACCAGGGTTGGGCGTTCGCGAGCCTGGTCGAGGAGCGCCTCGCCTCGGACCTCGCCAAGCGCGCAAGGCTGTACGATCAGGGCGAACCATTCGAGCAGCCGGAGGTCGGCGCGGACTGCTTGTCCTGCCATCAACGGTGACGGTCGGTGACCTTCGAAGGTGGATCACGAGCTTCGCCGCTGGAGCGCCGATTCGACCGAGCGCGCCAGGAGCGTTCCGCCATAGGGATACGGTGCGCCCGCGCCACCCATGGCAAGAAGACGTGCGCGGACCTGGCTCGCGAGGGGCGGGCGCTCCTCGGGTGCCTGGGCGAGGAGCTCCATCACGAGCGCATCGAGCGCCGGAGGAATATCGCTGCGCACGGTCGATGGGGAGGGCACCGCGTCACCCCGTTTGGGGTGCCGGCGCGTGAGCGCTTCGTAAAGTGTCAAGCCCAACGCAAAGAGATCCGCGCGACCGTCCATCGGGCGACCTTGGATTTGCTCGGGCGCGGCGTAGGCCACTTTTCCCGCAAAGCGAACCTCGTCGTCCGCACCTGCCCCGCCCGCGCGGGCCACGCCGGCGCGGGCCACGCCGGCGCGAGCCACGCCGAAATCGGCCAGCTTCACCTCACCGATGCGCGACAACAACACATTGGGCGGATTGAGATCGCAATGCACGAGCCCCAGCGGCTCGCCGTCGCTCGATCGTTTGCCGTGCAAGTACTCGAGGGCGGCCGCGAGCTCCGCGCCGAGGTACGTCACCGCCGAAAGAGGCAATGGCTCCAAATGCCGCTCGAGCACGGCCGCGAGCGATGCGCCATCGACGAACTCCATGGCGACCATGAACCCACCGCGGAACCGACCGCAGTCGAGCATCTGCACGATGTTCGGGTGAACCAACGTGGAGCCGAGCTGCGCTTCCTTGCGAAAGGACTCCATGAACTTCGGGCTCTGCGACAGCTCGGGCCGCAGGCTCTTCACCGCCACCGTGCGAACGAACCCACCCTCCGGGCAATACGTGGCGCGAAAGACCTCCCCCATTCCACCTCGCCCCAATCGTTCGTGGACGAGGTATTTGCCAAACAGATCCTGCTCGCGGATCTCGCGGAGGGCCGCCTCGGCGCGGGCGATCATATCCCTCGCCAGCGACATCCCGGCAAAGCCGCCCACCAGGCAAAACACCGCCCGAATGACGTGGACTCCGAGCATGGGCCCTGGCGCCGATGGAATTCGTGGCCCGAGCAGGCCGATGATGAACACCTCGATGGCCGCGGCTCCCCCCACGACCAAGCACAGGTTCGGATCCGCGCGTTGCGCAGAAAAGGCGATCAGCACACCGAGCAGAATCGCACCAGGAAATGCCAAATAAGAGAAGCCGCCCAAGGTCGACGCAATGACGACTTGGACGGCGAGAAAAATGGACACCTCCACGAGGCTGCTGACGAGCGGCAAGCGCGGGTGGAACCAACCGCGACGTAGCCCGTGGATGCACAGGAGCTCGTACCCGAGCAAAGCCGCCATGACCCCGACCACCCCCAACGAGAACCGAAGCCGGTGGCCCAAAAGCGCTCGGAGGAGCACGAACGAGATGAGCACCACCATC contains these protein-coding regions:
- a CDS encoding MHS family MFS transporter, whose product is MSNSRDSREPVAAREAISKVAIASFVGTAIEWYDFFLYGTAAALVFNKLFFPKYDPLMGTLLAFATFAVGFVARPVGGIVFGHYGDRIGRKAMLSMTLLIMGVATFAVGLLPTYDRIGVAAPIILVGLRLLQGFGLGGEWGGAVLMAVEHAPKNKRGFYGSWPQTGAPAGLLLSTGAFSLVSKMPEADFLAWGWRVPFLFSILLVGVGAFIRFQIVESPAFARIKEEKLEAKLPILEVLSKYKRSVLLAMGARLAENAFFYIYTTFVLAYATEHVKLDRQTVLTGVLLASALDLAAIPLFGMLSDRFGRRPVYMFGAAFSFLFACPFFFLVDTARPELLWCAIVLGVSVGHAAMYGPQASFFSELFGARVRYSGASLGYQLASVLAGGLSPMIAASLLRAAGGAWWGVAVYMMILAAITVVAVYLASETATLDPPPDAPSDAPRIVPQASVEQP
- a CDS encoding 3-hydroxybutyrate dehydrogenase, producing the protein MPAAQRLSSLHRRRVLVTGAASGIGLAVARELAARGAVLLLCDLPGEALTRAAAEIPNACALPADLSRREQVFELAREAGEVDVLVNSAGIQRVAPVERFDPAAWDLIQAVMLTAPFLLIRALVSGMYERSWGRIINVSSVHGLIASPYKSAYVAAKHGLMGLTKTVALEAGGRATNVTVNAVCPSYVRTPLVDRQIADQARLANITEEAVLEQVLLVRNAVKRLIEPEDVAAAVAFLCSEEAWSITGAAFTMDGGWLAH
- a CDS encoding protein kinase, yielding MQNDAPNDRRQTTVSGETEGESGEPTAPTLRPGETFADRYHLEERVGSGGMGELFRAFDTRLQRRVALKVLRRDGSAGTGQGGTTLSEPSARILREARAAAALNHSNVVAIHDVGERDGVPFIAMEYVKGKSLRAFVGAPVPSYETRLEWVIDVARALAAAHDRGLVHRDVKPDNVMIRDDGMVKVLDFGIARYYHPTPDSAQELRTQSLLNESGERGTSDVPRVLGTPGYMAPEQIRGDACDGRADQFAWGVMAYELFGGQLPWPSDRGPFYVMTSVLSDEPVPLANVPVYVWRVIQRALEKKAQDRFPSMHELVAACGARTPQGIGPPFAGDVSNLLAAATGEAQVVDPLLVQREVPTGPKSKPRGFSRASRAIALGLVVVAAAVTGFFVVRSTSNHGSGAESTSAQPPPHPTPPESPITPVVALRLSPTCSRAADAPFREGLTAMREATWELALPAFERAASADPACPEPQLQRLIAGYFRYSITKEREQFRRVNSMRDALGERDRVLLDAFAPLVAAEPADREEAARRLVAATARYPLDAQMLTVASVFASFAAHDAHAVEQCYELGRRATEIDPRDADGWQQMAVALARLGRLDEGMAALDKCLEVAPGSGDCLEDRIRILRLRGQCAEASAAARRWLVNVPSSYSAYRHLANALASEGAPSETVQVALEQFRNHSPSETREANYLYHRSRLEALNGNFVEAEKFNDQLGALWQDSVSAYDHVRASMALIDILNETGRRARAVPIAEQFFRRRDAWTEGFWSSTALEPIVLATLVEGGTISRERWSELTSAWEKRAAPFLSRTWGLRWGSVEWSRAVAVDAWKTRPPPGPAAGSLEQPMSLRSLSDILEGHAALMAGEYAQAIQLLEPATKSCDDLEEPFASTRGHLWLGRAREGLGDRAGACAAYADVVKRWGDAKPRSSTAEEAKRRQRALGCAR
- a CDS encoding helix-turn-helix transcriptional regulator translates to MTRAIVVASAEPQHIVAVRFRPGGAFAFLGTPLDELTDRHVELDEVLPGMRGVEERLASLKTQRPEAAVAELERALLRRMAHVVPRHPLVLGGVDRILRTDTPLRVGELADALGVTRQHLTRQFKVHVGIGPKELDRVIRMTRLTRWLDGVDGKGGDGDAVSRSGRVPRGAQKAPSAAQVAYELGYYDQSHMIHEFKSLTGITPREYASRERGA
- a CDS encoding DUF2325 domain-containing protein, whose protein sequence is MARNTNEGPGRGQGTKTTTAAGKGGAVIVVGGSGGLSDRYREVVEERGLELRHFENRVPNGTRRTIGRVAAVIVMVSMVSHALRDQAKSLVADNAPVVYLRSPSVSALRNVVATLDS
- a CDS encoding protein kinase: MADACSDENELMELADGLLPASRRARIMRHVDACGECRAVLAELARAGSVSESADTPRGVAPERRLLPAELLREYSKREAPARELRAARFVAWSMVVLISFVLLRALLGHRLRFSLGVVGVMAALLGYELLCIHGLRRGWFHPRLPLVSSLVEVSIFLAVQVVIASTLGGFSYLAFPGAILLGVLIAFSAQRADPNLCLVVGGAAAIEVFIIGLLGPRIPSAPGPMLGVHVIRAVFCLVGGFAGMSLARDMIARAEAALREIREQDLFGKYLVHERLGRGGMGEVFRATYCPEGGFVRTVAVKSLRPELSQSPKFMESFRKEAQLGSTLVHPNIVQMLDCGRFRGGFMVAMEFVDGASLAAVLERHLEPLPLSAVTYLGAELAAALEYLHGKRSSDGEPLGLVHCDLNPPNVLLSRIGEVKLADFGVARAGVARAGVARAGGAGADDEVRFAGKVAYAAPEQIQGRPMDGRADLFALGLTLYEALTRRHPKRGDAVPSPSTVRSDIPPALDALVMELLAQAPEERPPLASQVRARLLAMGGAGAPYPYGGTLLARSVESALQRRSS